A single genomic interval of Leptospira dzoumogneensis harbors:
- a CDS encoding carboxyl transferase domain-containing protein, with amino-acid sequence MEVLESRISTSSPEYKENFKDLSEKVADLRKLLQKAGQGGGEKSIQKHKSRGKLTARERIQGLIDPNTPFLEFSALAGEKVYTDDVPSAGIVTGIGKISGTPCVIVANDATVKGGTYYPLTVKKHIRAQEIALENRLPCVYLVDSGGAFLPMQDDVFPDKWHFGRIFYNQANLSRAGIPQISVVMGSCTAGGAYIPAMSDESVIVKGNGTIFLGGPPLVKAATGEIVTPEELGGADVHCRISGVTDHYAENDPHALEIARHIVSSLGARAKKLEEQISYEEPLYPSEEIYGIIQKDIRKPYDVREVIARVVDGSRFQEFKKYYGTTIVTGFANLYGKTVGIIANNGVLFSESSLKAAHFIQLCNQREIPLLFLQNITGFMVGKKYENSGIAKDGAKMVNAVSTSVVPKYTVVIGGSYGAGNYGMCGRAFGPRFLWMWPNARISVMGGEQAANVLLTVKQEQLEKEGKSLSEAEQAEFKRPILEDYDNRSSCIYSTARLWDDGVLDPARTREALGLALYSDLSPKGIEPSYAIFRM; translated from the coding sequence ATGGAAGTTTTGGAATCGCGTATTAGTACGTCTTCCCCTGAATATAAAGAGAATTTCAAAGACCTTTCAGAGAAGGTCGCTGATTTACGTAAACTTCTCCAAAAAGCCGGACAAGGCGGAGGAGAAAAATCCATCCAGAAGCATAAGAGCAGAGGAAAGCTCACCGCGAGAGAAAGGATACAAGGTCTGATAGATCCAAATACTCCTTTCTTGGAATTCTCCGCTTTGGCCGGGGAGAAGGTTTACACTGACGATGTTCCTTCTGCAGGTATTGTAACCGGGATCGGTAAAATTTCAGGAACTCCTTGTGTGATCGTTGCAAACGATGCAACCGTAAAAGGTGGGACTTATTATCCACTCACTGTAAAAAAACATATCCGTGCACAAGAGATCGCATTAGAAAATCGTCTTCCTTGCGTGTATCTTGTGGATTCTGGCGGAGCATTCCTTCCGATGCAGGATGATGTATTTCCTGATAAATGGCATTTCGGTAGGATCTTTTATAACCAAGCAAATCTTTCCAGAGCGGGGATCCCTCAGATCTCCGTCGTAATGGGAAGTTGTACCGCAGGTGGTGCATACATTCCTGCGATGTCGGACGAATCTGTGATCGTAAAAGGAAACGGAACCATCTTCTTAGGTGGGCCTCCACTTGTAAAAGCGGCAACTGGAGAAATTGTTACTCCGGAAGAATTAGGCGGTGCTGATGTTCATTGCAGGATCTCAGGAGTTACCGACCATTATGCGGAGAATGATCCGCATGCACTCGAGATCGCTAGACATATCGTTTCCAGTCTAGGAGCAAGAGCCAAAAAGTTAGAAGAACAAATATCTTACGAAGAACCTCTTTATCCTTCCGAGGAAATTTACGGGATCATCCAAAAAGATATTCGTAAACCTTATGATGTGAGAGAAGTGATCGCGAGAGTGGTAGACGGCTCCAGATTCCAAGAATTCAAAAAATATTATGGAACTACCATAGTCACGGGTTTTGCGAATCTTTACGGAAAGACTGTAGGTATTATCGCAAATAATGGAGTTCTATTTTCCGAGAGTTCTTTGAAGGCGGCTCATTTCATCCAGCTTTGTAACCAAAGAGAGATACCTTTACTCTTCCTCCAAAACATCACAGGTTTTATGGTAGGGAAGAAGTATGAAAATTCAGGGATCGCTAAAGACGGCGCCAAAATGGTAAATGCAGTCTCTACTTCCGTGGTTCCAAAATATACTGTGGTGATCGGAGGCTCTTATGGAGCCGGAAATTACGGAATGTGCGGTCGTGCATTCGGTCCTAGATTCCTTTGGATGTGGCCGAACGCTAGGATTTCCGTAATGGGAGGAGAACAGGCAGCAAATGTTCTTCTTACCGTAAAACAGGAACAATTGGAGAAGGAGGGAAAATCTCTCTCCGAAGCGGAACAGGCCGAATTCAAAAGACCTATATTAGAAGATTATGATAATCGTTCTTCTTGTATCTATTCTACCGCAAGACTTTGGGACGATGGAGTCTTAGATCCTGCCCGTACTAGAGAAGCTTTAGGTTTGGCGTTGTATTCTGACCTTTCTCCTAAAGGTATTGAACCTTCTTACGCAATCTTCCGGATGTAA
- a CDS encoding ammonium transporter, whose product MKIAQKLIALLILIAPVLIWGQDATPAPEAAPAAPTLDKGDTAWMIVATAFVFFMIPGLALFYGGIVRSKNVLSTMMHSFVAILVLTLQWTIFGYSLAFSGDNPFVGDFQLVLLNGITDDTLEGTIPKFIHFLFQGMFALITPALISGAIAERVKLSGYIVFILAWATLVYDPVAHWVWSADGWLFKKTALDFAGGTVVHLLSGIAGLAAAIVLGKRKGEGPALIAPNNLTYTLIGAGFLWFGWFGFNAGSGLATNGQTARAFLVTLVAPATAGAVWLLIEYLHTKKATALGAASGIVAGLVVITPAAGFVDASGALIMGAIVSPICYGAILLKGKLGYDDSLDAFGIHGVGGAIGAILTGVFALAVYIPEGVTRGDQIIVQLISVIATGAYSFIISLILVFIIDKTIGFRISEEKEIAGLDSEIHGEKGYII is encoded by the coding sequence ATGAAAATTGCCCAAAAACTTATCGCGCTCTTGATCCTAATCGCTCCAGTACTGATCTGGGGTCAAGACGCTACACCAGCACCAGAAGCCGCACCTGCAGCTCCCACTTTGGACAAAGGGGATACCGCATGGATGATCGTTGCTACCGCTTTCGTGTTCTTTATGATCCCAGGACTCGCGCTGTTCTACGGCGGTATCGTAAGATCTAAGAACGTTCTGTCCACAATGATGCACAGTTTTGTCGCGATTTTAGTTCTCACTCTTCAGTGGACTATCTTCGGATACAGCCTTGCATTTTCAGGAGACAATCCTTTTGTAGGGGATTTCCAATTGGTTCTTTTGAACGGGATCACGGATGATACGTTGGAAGGAACAATTCCGAAATTCATACACTTCCTGTTCCAAGGAATGTTTGCGTTGATCACTCCTGCTCTAATTTCCGGTGCAATCGCGGAAAGAGTGAAACTTTCAGGTTATATCGTATTCATTCTAGCATGGGCCACTTTGGTTTATGATCCGGTCGCACACTGGGTCTGGTCCGCAGACGGATGGTTATTCAAAAAGACCGCACTTGATTTTGCAGGTGGAACAGTGGTTCACTTACTTTCAGGTATTGCAGGTCTTGCCGCAGCAATCGTATTAGGAAAACGTAAAGGTGAAGGTCCTGCACTTATCGCTCCGAACAACTTGACCTACACCCTTATCGGTGCCGGCTTCCTCTGGTTCGGATGGTTCGGATTTAACGCAGGTTCCGGTCTTGCTACCAACGGACAAACCGCTAGAGCGTTTTTGGTGACCTTAGTCGCCCCTGCTACTGCAGGCGCAGTTTGGTTACTGATCGAATATCTTCATACTAAGAAAGCCACCGCTCTGGGAGCAGCTTCCGGGATCGTTGCAGGTCTGGTTGTGATCACTCCTGCTGCAGGATTTGTGGACGCTTCCGGCGCATTGATCATGGGAGCAATCGTATCTCCTATCTGTTATGGAGCTATCCTTCTAAAAGGTAAACTTGGATATGACGACTCTCTGGACGCTTTCGGGATTCACGGCGTTGGTGGAGCTATCGGAGCGATTCTCACCGGAGTATTTGCGCTTGCAGTTTACATTCCGGAGGGAGTGACTCGCGGAGACCAGATCATTGTTCAGCTAATCAGTGTGATCGCGACAGGAGCTTATTCCTTCATCATATCCCTGATCTTAGTGTTCATTATCGATAAAACGATCGGATTCAGAATTTCCGAAGAGAAAGAAATTGCTGGACTCGATTCCGAGATTCATGGAGAAAAAGGTTATATTATATAA
- a CDS encoding P-II family nitrogen regulator, producing the protein MKLIVAIIQPHKLEEVKAELTKNEIYRLTVSDVQGYGQQKGKTEVFRGHEYQVNLLRKVRLEIAVNDEFVKPTVDAILKAAKTGDGKIGDGKILILPLEDVIRIRTGERGSSAI; encoded by the coding sequence ATGAAATTAATCGTAGCAATTATCCAGCCCCATAAACTGGAAGAGGTTAAAGCGGAGCTTACTAAGAATGAAATTTACAGACTTACCGTAAGCGACGTGCAAGGCTACGGGCAGCAAAAAGGTAAGACTGAAGTATTCCGCGGACATGAATACCAAGTAAACCTTCTGAGAAAAGTAAGATTGGAGATCGCGGTAAACGACGAGTTCGTAAAACCTACCGTTGATGCAATCTTGAAAGCTGCCAAAACCGGTGACGGAAAGATCGGAGACGGAAAAATTTTAATTCTTCCTCTCGAAGACGTGATCCGTATTCGCACCGGAGAAAGAGGAAGCTCAGCGATTTAA
- a CDS encoding SH3 domain-containing protein, producing the protein MIRSLKYFAVTFYMTFLLGCFSNYQSAYVNNGAGLRIRSAPKLSSEKTGTVPYKGEVKILEKDQRLAHIDGFENYWYKIKSEEGEGWVFGGYLSFKHPDLLPPGSNSYTGLVYHHPIQSIKLIRTHIINEELYLNIYQADPKHIFAFLERKNQISQNLTEWRILHAITLDIPQKDEEILNRVTAQCYTPGLDAKEVILAILKIQMRKTGVTIGNHYELALDKLRIRKAWTLSEDELFLQPVLKTKGIECTIFDPGNQLKAISE; encoded by the coding sequence ATGATTAGATCTCTAAAATACTTCGCTGTAACATTTTACATGACATTCTTATTAGGATGTTTTTCTAATTATCAATCCGCATACGTAAATAACGGCGCAGGACTTAGGATACGTTCCGCTCCAAAACTTTCTTCCGAAAAGACGGGAACAGTTCCCTATAAAGGTGAAGTAAAGATCCTGGAGAAGGACCAAAGGTTGGCCCATATAGACGGATTCGAAAACTATTGGTACAAGATCAAAAGTGAAGAAGGAGAAGGATGGGTTTTTGGAGGATACTTAAGTTTTAAACATCCGGATCTTCTGCCGCCCGGCTCCAATTCGTATACCGGACTGGTCTATCATCATCCAATTCAATCTATAAAACTGATTCGTACTCATATCATAAACGAGGAGCTGTACTTAAATATTTACCAAGCAGATCCAAAACATATCTTCGCATTTTTAGAAAGAAAGAACCAGATCTCTCAAAATCTAACCGAATGGAGGATCTTACACGCGATCACTCTGGACATTCCCCAAAAAGACGAAGAGATATTAAATAGAGTTACTGCTCAATGTTATACTCCCGGGCTGGATGCAAAAGAAGTCATACTCGCGATCTTAAAAATCCAAATGCGCAAGACAGGAGTTACGATCGGAAATCATTATGAGTTGGCTCTGGATAAATTGAGAATTCGTAAAGCCTGGACCCTGAGTGAGGATGAGTTATTTTTGCAGCCTGTTCTGAAAACGAAGGGAATAGAATGTACGATTTTCGATCCTGGGAATCAGTTGAAGGCGATCTCGGAGTGA
- the prmC gene encoding peptide chain release factor N(5)-glutamine methyltransferase, translated as MADSQDNVLNLLKKSEEFLKKKNIPSARLDAELLLADLLKIQRVKLYIDFERPLSLSEKDEYRERIVQRSKFRPTAYIIGKKAFFDSEFHVNESVLIPRPETEELVAWVLEEYPNKENNLQVLDLCSGSGCIGISLAKARKEWNVSFTDASETALEINKKNIQEILNTERSFEIYQGDLFSSIPSETKFDLIVSNPPYIPEADKSTIMPDVLEYEPHLALFVSDFQGFHTKILTEAKSKLQPEGRLYLETHPRYSAWLKETALSLGYAEADLKKDLSGRDSFVRLKI; from the coding sequence ATGGCAGATTCCCAAGACAACGTTCTGAACCTACTCAAAAAATCGGAAGAATTTCTAAAAAAGAAAAACATACCTTCCGCAAGATTGGACGCAGAGTTATTACTCGCAGACCTACTCAAGATCCAAAGGGTCAAACTCTATATAGATTTTGAAAGACCACTTTCCTTATCCGAAAAAGACGAATACAGAGAAAGGATCGTCCAAAGATCCAAATTCAGGCCTACTGCTTATATCATTGGGAAGAAGGCATTCTTCGATTCTGAATTCCATGTAAACGAATCTGTACTTATCCCAAGACCGGAAACGGAAGAACTAGTCGCCTGGGTATTAGAAGAATATCCCAATAAAGAAAACAACCTGCAAGTATTGGACCTATGTTCCGGAAGCGGATGTATCGGGATCAGCCTAGCCAAGGCCAGAAAAGAATGGAATGTATCCTTCACAGACGCATCCGAAACAGCCTTAGAAATCAACAAAAAGAACATTCAAGAAATCTTAAATACAGAAAGAAGTTTCGAAATTTATCAAGGAGATCTATTCTCTTCTATCCCGAGTGAAACCAAATTCGACCTGATCGTCTCTAATCCGCCTTATATCCCTGAAGCAGATAAATCTACAATCATGCCTGACGTGTTAGAATACGAACCTCATCTTGCATTATTTGTATCTGACTTTCAGGGATTTCACACTAAGATCTTAACAGAAGCAAAATCAAAACTACAACCGGAAGGTAGATTGTATTTAGAGACTCATCCGAGATACTCCGCTTGGTTAAAAGAAACTGCACTATCTCTCGGCTATGCAGAGGCGGATCTGAAAAAGGATCTTTCCGGTAGAGATAGTTTTGTTAGATTAAAGATTTAG
- a CDS encoding Crp/Fnr family transcriptional regulator: MDLMLESMFSKFGKTFEPNQIIFCENEPGNDFFLIQAGKVKITKTVGNSIKTLDILEQGDIFGEMAILEEQPRSATAIAISEVKVLNFNRANFELLMTKNPTLALKILTIFSVRIYDAKRRLLILLLDDIIGKVADVFLMLYEKMHTHTEFKEVVLNVTVEDVADWCAQPVGEVQKVVNQFAKSGKIEIYSDKIVIHNINDFQRIVSQKRKPS; encoded by the coding sequence ATGGATTTAATGCTCGAGTCGATGTTCTCAAAGTTCGGAAAAACTTTCGAACCGAACCAGATCATATTCTGCGAAAACGAACCAGGAAACGATTTCTTTCTGATCCAAGCCGGAAAGGTAAAGATCACTAAAACCGTGGGGAATTCCATCAAGACCTTAGATATCTTAGAACAAGGAGATATCTTCGGAGAGATGGCGATCTTAGAAGAACAACCCAGAAGTGCGACCGCGATCGCGATCTCAGAAGTAAAAGTTCTCAACTTCAATAGGGCAAACTTCGAACTATTGATGACCAAGAACCCTACACTTGCGCTCAAGATCCTCACAATATTCTCCGTCAGGATTTACGACGCAAAACGAAGATTACTCATCCTATTACTGGATGATATCATCGGAAAAGTAGCCGACGTATTCTTAATGTTGTATGAAAAGATGCATACACATACAGAATTCAAAGAGGTAGTGCTCAACGTTACCGTCGAAGACGTAGCAGATTGGTGCGCCCAACCGGTGGGAGAAGTCCAGAAGGTAGTGAACCAATTCGCTAAAAGCGGTAAAATCGAGATATACTCCGACAAAATCGTAATTCACAATATTAACGACTTCCAGAGAATAGTCTCCCAGAAGCGCAAACCTTCTTAA
- a CDS encoding tetratricopeptide repeat protein gives MAGPIIRTYKGGSIIYFEKDRSEDIYVLRQGRVVLTYTAIDSGYEVKEDVRLGEFFGVKSALGKYPREETAQVVGGATVLVFKLSDFETFVAEKTHLILKMMKVFSSQLRLVHKKLREILGQAEARNPAFELMNVAEVFYKNNNFEHAAYGFGKYLEHYPSGPYAGRATELQDLARKGTPYPINMPPLVYDAASTRAPMSQENLQNIMKPAAEKTNLGAGTDNTITSLYNRAHTFLNVGKFEEAAAIFKDLMVRTDFKYDSEKKLVDNALFQMGVCFLKLNNLDTASNTFSAYIKKHPSGESVKESLFHLAEIAEQQGDRQRAGMLFGKVALLPPERDSLSQKARQKAKELSA, from the coding sequence TTGGCTGGGCCCATAATCCGAACTTATAAAGGCGGTTCTATTATTTACTTCGAGAAAGATCGATCGGAGGATATCTATGTCCTCAGACAAGGTCGAGTCGTTCTTACGTACACCGCGATCGATTCCGGTTACGAAGTAAAAGAAGACGTACGACTGGGAGAATTTTTCGGAGTCAAATCCGCACTCGGAAAGTATCCTAGAGAAGAGACCGCCCAAGTTGTAGGCGGAGCAACCGTCTTAGTTTTCAAACTTTCAGACTTCGAAACATTCGTAGCGGAAAAGACCCATCTCATCTTAAAGATGATGAAGGTATTCTCCAGCCAATTGCGACTCGTTCACAAAAAATTGAGAGAGATCTTGGGTCAGGCAGAAGCTAGAAACCCTGCATTCGAGCTCATGAACGTAGCCGAAGTATTTTATAAAAACAATAACTTCGAACACGCTGCTTACGGATTCGGAAAATACCTAGAACATTATCCTAGCGGACCTTATGCAGGAAGAGCGACCGAGCTACAAGATCTAGCAAGAAAGGGAACACCCTACCCTATCAATATGCCTCCTCTGGTTTACGACGCTGCTTCTACCAGAGCGCCTATGTCCCAAGAAAATCTGCAGAATATTATGAAACCTGCCGCTGAGAAAACGAATCTAGGTGCCGGCACGGACAATACGATTACTTCTCTCTATAACCGTGCTCATACATTCTTGAACGTAGGAAAATTCGAAGAAGCGGCAGCAATCTTCAAAGATCTAATGGTCCGCACTGATTTCAAATACGATAGCGAGAAGAAGCTTGTGGACAATGCACTTTTCCAAATGGGAGTTTGTTTCCTAAAGCTGAACAATTTGGATACGGCTAGCAATACCTTCTCCGCTTATATTAAAAAGCATCCATCCGGAGAATCTGTAAAAGAGTCTTTATTTCATTTGGCAGAGATCGCGGAACAACAAGGGGATCGTCAAAGAGCAGGAATGTTATTCGGCAAGGTAGCATTACTTCCTCCGGAAAGAGACAGTCTCTCCCAGAAGGCTCGCCAAAAAGCCAAGGAGCTCAGCGCCTAA
- a CDS encoding amidohydrolase family protein has protein sequence MEWEIVNSKAVTPQGVMENATIRIKDGRISSISSGIPKDVLPIRINLRGNFVYPGLINAHDHLLGTYLPKVGTNRPYLNWLPWDNDLKSSVVYAERQQLEPEQLYLLGSYKNLISGVTSVLDHIPHFVQKPFLDRSPVRILERFTLSHSICSYSLGWGDGPQIEYARAKEGNLPFVTHISEGFDEESKNALKELNSLGCLGENTVLVHGIAFDGEDIKTVSKTKANLVWCPESNLFMFGRTAPIREILEAGINVSLGTDSPMSGSINIFQEIKSAREFFAKEYGKELDPKIVFKMVTENPAKALRVENDLGKLEIGKKADLLVLSSEKEDAYQTLCSADLKSVRLVVKDGKPSYGDLSLKDFFDETGVTGREIKIAGTDKYLAGDPLGLLESVTRALGYKKDLAFFPVG, from the coding sequence ATGGAATGGGAAATCGTAAATTCTAAGGCCGTTACTCCTCAAGGGGTAATGGAGAATGCAACTATCCGTATCAAGGATGGAAGGATCTCTTCTATCTCTTCGGGCATTCCTAAAGATGTTCTACCTATCCGTATCAATCTAAGAGGGAATTTCGTTTATCCAGGACTGATCAATGCCCACGACCATCTTCTCGGGACGTATCTTCCTAAGGTTGGAACAAACCGTCCTTATTTGAATTGGCTTCCTTGGGACAATGATCTCAAATCTTCCGTTGTATATGCGGAAAGACAACAGCTCGAGCCGGAGCAGCTATATCTATTAGGTTCCTATAAAAATCTGATCAGCGGAGTGACTTCCGTTTTGGATCATATTCCCCACTTCGTCCAAAAACCTTTTTTGGACAGATCTCCGGTTCGTATCCTGGAACGTTTTACTCTTTCTCATAGTATCTGTTCTTATTCTCTCGGCTGGGGAGATGGTCCTCAGATAGAATATGCAAGAGCAAAAGAAGGGAATCTTCCTTTCGTAACCCATATCTCCGAAGGGTTCGACGAAGAATCCAAAAACGCCCTAAAAGAATTAAACTCTCTGGGTTGTTTGGGAGAAAACACAGTACTCGTTCATGGGATCGCATTCGATGGAGAAGATATCAAAACGGTTTCCAAAACAAAGGCAAACTTGGTTTGGTGTCCCGAATCCAATCTGTTCATGTTCGGCAGAACCGCACCTATCCGGGAAATCCTGGAAGCAGGGATCAACGTGAGTTTGGGCACGGATTCTCCGATGTCGGGATCCATAAATATTTTCCAAGAGATCAAATCCGCCCGAGAATTTTTTGCCAAAGAATATGGAAAAGAATTGGATCCTAAAATTGTTTTTAAGATGGTCACTGAAAATCCAGCAAAGGCTCTTCGGGTAGAGAACGATCTGGGCAAATTGGAAATCGGAAAAAAGGCGGATCTTTTAGTTCTTTCTTCCGAAAAAGAAGACGCTTACCAAACACTTTGTTCTGCGGATCTTAAGTCCGTACGTTTGGTGGTGAAAGATGGGAAACCTTCCTACGGCGACCTTTCTTTGAAAGATTTTTTTGACGAAACTGGTGTAACAGGGCGCGAAATTAAGATCGCCGGAACCGATAAATACCTTGCAGGAGACCCCCTAGGGTTGCTAGAATCGGTCACCCGGGCCCTTGGTTACAAAAAGGATTTGGCATTTTTTCCTGTCGGGTGA
- a CDS encoding LIC_10271 family cell wall hydrolase, producing MREFHFIRLICFGMFLISFPSQINSAGTQLKIHTVQSKETAFSISQKYKLDWRMLLEWNGKKENEGLKVGEKLKIPQNLSHSSKIEKNLPEDVSSSGSPKFHSPLKVLPPVSLPYSNLSYYPNKGVLFKASRHKDVHPIRSGKVVVLDQMDGYRKYIILEHKGGYSSVYANLRSVSVKEGETVKAGDSLGELEEGKGLYFQINQGTKAVDPIPLLKY from the coding sequence ATGCGGGAGTTCCATTTCATTCGTCTGATATGTTTCGGAATGTTCCTCATTTCTTTTCCTTCTCAAATCAATTCCGCAGGAACCCAATTAAAGATCCATACTGTCCAATCCAAGGAGACTGCATTTTCTATCTCCCAAAAATACAAATTGGATTGGAGAATGCTCCTAGAATGGAACGGTAAAAAAGAGAATGAAGGTTTGAAGGTGGGAGAAAAACTGAAAATCCCCCAAAACCTGTCCCATTCTTCTAAGATCGAAAAAAATTTGCCTGAGGACGTATCTTCTTCCGGAAGTCCTAAATTCCATTCTCCATTAAAAGTGCTTCCTCCTGTTTCACTTCCTTATTCTAATCTATCTTATTATCCGAACAAGGGAGTTCTGTTCAAGGCAAGCAGACATAAGGATGTACATCCGATCCGGTCCGGTAAAGTAGTTGTACTGGACCAAATGGACGGTTACCGGAAATATATTATTTTAGAGCATAAAGGCGGATACTCCAGCGTGTATGCAAATCTCAGATCCGTTTCCGTCAAAGAAGGCGAAACGGTAAAAGCGGGAGATTCCTTAGGTGAATTGGAAGAAGGTAAAGGACTTTATTTCCAGATCAACCAAGGCACCAAAGCAGTGGATCCGATCCCACTTTTGAAATACTGA
- the fusA gene encoding elongation factor G, with amino-acid sequence MSTAVADFKPTEKLLKTRNIGISAHIDSGKTTLTERILFYTNRIHAIHEVRGKDGVGAKMDSMELERERGITIQSAATYCQWKGHTINIIDTPGHVDFTVEVERSLRVLDSAILVLCGVSGVQSQSITVDRQMRRYNVPRVAFINKLDRTGANPFRVIDQLREKLKHNAVPVQIPIGLEGDLVGIVDLVIMKAVYFEGKDGMEITEKEIPAELQELAQKKREELLDAASMFSDELTEAMLEGEPTVEQIKTAIRNGAISLKLTPVFMGSAFKNKGVQKLLDGVLDYLASPVDVVNSALDVKNESEKVVLPSDKDKPLVCLAFKLEDGRYGQLTYVRVYQGKIQKGMTIYNMSNNKKHNVGRLCRMHSDEMEDIDYAEAGDIIALFGIDCASGDTFTDGKMNVSMESMFVPAPVISLTIEAKESKHLNNLAKALNRFTKEDPTFQTHVDQESGQTIIKGMGELHLEVYIERMKREYGVELITGAPQVAYRETITSRADFDYTHKKQTGGQGQFGRVAGFIEPIPLEEDKNYEFVNSVVGGAIPREFISSVDKGFKSCLDRGSMIGFPIIGVKLTINDGSYHDVDSSDMAFQIAGRYAFRQGFSKANPQILEPIMRVEVDGPAEFQGPILASLNQRRGMILNTTEQDGYCKVEAEVPLSDMFGYSTVIRSSTQGKAEFSMEFSRYAPVPRNVAEELMKKYKPNSKEED; translated from the coding sequence ATGAGCACTGCAGTTGCGGACTTCAAACCCACCGAAAAACTCCTAAAAACTAGGAACATCGGTATTTCCGCCCATATCGATTCAGGGAAAACCACTCTGACCGAGAGGATTCTATTCTATACTAACCGTATCCATGCGATCCACGAAGTTCGTGGTAAAGATGGAGTCGGTGCGAAAATGGACAGTATGGAATTGGAGCGCGAGAGAGGGATCACCATCCAATCCGCAGCTACCTACTGCCAGTGGAAAGGCCATACTATTAACATTATCGATACTCCGGGCCACGTGGACTTTACCGTTGAGGTAGAGCGTTCCTTACGGGTTCTGGATTCCGCTATCTTAGTTCTTTGCGGAGTTTCCGGGGTTCAATCTCAGTCCATCACTGTGGACAGACAGATGCGTCGTTATAATGTTCCTCGTGTAGCTTTTATTAATAAGCTAGACCGTACAGGAGCGAACCCTTTCCGCGTGATCGACCAATTACGCGAGAAGTTAAAACATAACGCTGTTCCAGTTCAAATACCAATCGGTCTCGAAGGAGACTTAGTAGGGATCGTGGATCTAGTGATCATGAAAGCCGTTTATTTCGAAGGAAAAGACGGAATGGAAATCACTGAAAAAGAGATTCCTGCTGAATTACAAGAACTTGCTCAGAAGAAGAGAGAAGAACTCTTAGACGCAGCTTCTATGTTCTCGGACGAATTGACTGAAGCTATGCTGGAGGGAGAACCTACAGTAGAGCAGATCAAAACTGCGATCCGTAACGGAGCGATCTCTTTAAAACTGACCCCGGTTTTTATGGGTTCCGCTTTCAAGAACAAAGGAGTTCAAAAACTTCTGGATGGAGTTTTGGATTACCTAGCTTCTCCTGTGGACGTTGTTAACTCCGCTCTGGACGTTAAAAACGAATCCGAGAAAGTCGTATTACCTTCTGATAAGGACAAACCGCTCGTTTGCCTCGCGTTCAAACTCGAGGACGGACGTTACGGTCAGTTGACCTATGTTCGCGTCTACCAGGGAAAGATCCAAAAGGGTATGACCATCTACAACATGTCGAACAACAAGAAACATAACGTTGGTCGTCTATGTCGTATGCACTCAGACGAGATGGAAGATATCGACTATGCAGAAGCCGGTGATATCATCGCATTATTCGGTATCGATTGTGCTTCCGGGGATACTTTTACCGACGGAAAAATGAACGTTTCCATGGAATCCATGTTCGTTCCTGCTCCGGTAATCTCTCTTACAATCGAAGCTAAAGAATCTAAACACCTGAACAACCTTGCAAAAGCTCTCAACCGCTTTACCAAGGAAGATCCTACGTTCCAAACTCACGTAGACCAAGAATCCGGACAAACCATCATCAAAGGGATGGGAGAACTTCACCTCGAAGTTTATATCGAAAGGATGAAAAGGGAATACGGAGTGGAGCTGATCACCGGTGCTCCTCAGGTTGCGTATCGTGAAACTATCACAAGCCGCGCGGACTTCGACTATACCCACAAAAAACAAACGGGTGGTCAAGGTCAGTTCGGTCGTGTTGCCGGATTCATCGAGCCGATCCCATTGGAAGAAGATAAGAATTACGAATTCGTAAACAGCGTAGTGGGTGGAGCGATCCCTCGCGAATTTATCTCTTCCGTAGATAAAGGATTCAAGAGTTGTTTGGATCGTGGAAGTATGATCGGATTCCCTATCATCGGGGTAAAACTGACCATCAACGACGGTTCTTACCACGATGTGGACTCTTCCGATATGGCATTCCAGATCGCAGGACGCTATGCATTCCGCCAAGGTTTCAGCAAAGCAAATCCTCAGATCCTCGAGCCTATCATGAGAGTAGAAGTTGACGGTCCTGCGGAATTCCAAGGTCCAATCCTTGCTTCCCTGAACCAAAGACGAGGAATGATCTTAAACACCACGGAGCAAGACGGATATTGCAAAGTGGAAGCGGAAGTTCCTCTTTCCGACATGTTCGGGTATTCTACTGTGATCCGTTCTTCTACCCAAGGAAAAGCGGAGTTCTCCATGGAATTCTCTCGTTACGCTCCTGTTCCAAGAAACGTAGCGGAAGAATTGATGAAAAAGTACAAACCGAATTCCAAAGAAGAAGATTGA